ctgcaggaagaattccagaggaagctcttggaggagagagagaaggaccagcgtgagatgcgtgagagagaggagaggctgagacagcagcttgagagagggatgagggaagagagggacgactgcttgaagaagcagctgaccacggtgatcgagtcctggcagaccgaagctcagcggtggagaaaacaccagtcagagctggaggagaaactccaggaacaagagaccctgcgcaaacagcaagaggaggagagaaagcaggaaactgagcgcttccaagagaacttccagcagctttgggtaagcagccgcagatttgtttgtcccgtcactcctggttttggaagtttaaatgtgtggatgtgaaaactaaaaccaattcctcctttcatcagaactacattgaaaagaaggagaaaaagaagaagaagaaaggggtctggagcaggattctaaaattttggaaaaagtgaaccccaactcttttccttgcttcctgccctcagtagttttccactctacctgtcagccactcccacctcat
The DNA window shown above is from Takifugu flavidus isolate HTHZ2018 chromosome 10, ASM371156v2, whole genome shotgun sequence and carries:
- the LOC130532445 gene encoding golgin subfamily A member 6-like protein 22 yields the protein MSGTNDSHQSPEHGDHVELSKKEEALKLQFSEKEQQMEAWMRQRLIGLQEEFQRKLLEEREKDQREMREREERLRQQLERGMREERDDCLKKQLTTVIESWQTEAQRWRKHQSELEEKLQEQETLRKQQEEERKQETERFQENFQQLWNYIEKKEKKKKKKGVWSRILKFWKK